A DNA window from Rhineura floridana isolate rRhiFlo1 chromosome 11, rRhiFlo1.hap2, whole genome shotgun sequence contains the following coding sequences:
- the CCR10 gene encoding C-C chemokine receptor type 10 isoform X1, producing MMAAEHLQVQQELTPWTNELPVSVEWYPWEYDASPPTLPELCEKKAIRAVAHIYLPVTAILFCVLGVLGNGMLLLVRIRYHTVQSLGDVLLLHLAISDLLLLLTLPVGVAEMVGTWHPSSATCQALLGVHALNSYSGFLFLMGLTIDRYVAIVRAPIAHRLRPAATCWGRLTSGVLWLLSAALALPHFMYARVEHYEGFHLCRVADVTVTVSLVQVSFGFVLPFAVMMACYAAIVRALLSYPCAQSHKALRLILALVLLFLALQLPYALLTLLDTADLMGHQASSCTVILRRDLALLITSGLAFARCCLNPVLHTFLGVHFRTDLQRLSRDLGCLGQWMCCSKKSRSCSRQASFTTYLEGVSGAAP from the exons ATGATGGCCGCAGAGCACCTCCAAGTTCAG CAGGAGCTGACTCCTTGGACAAATGAGCTACCAGTCAGCGTGGAGTGGTACCCATGGGAATATGATGCATCACCGCCAACCCTGCCTGAGCTGTGTGAAAAGAAGGCCATCCGTGCTGTGGCACATATCTACCTCCCAGTCACGGCCATCCTGTTCTGTGTGCTGGGTGTCCTTGGTAATGGGATGCTGTTGCTGGTTCGCATCCGTTATCACACGGTCCAGTCCTTAGGCGATGTCCTCCTCTTGCACTTGGCTATCTCTGACTTACTGCTGCTCCTGACACTGCCAGTGGGTGTGGCGGAGATGGTGGGTACTTGGCACCCGAGCAGTGCCACATGCCAGGCCCTGCTGGGTGTCCATGCCCTTAACTCCTACAGTGGTTTCCTGTTCCTCATGGGCCTCACCATAGACCGCTACGTAGCCATTGTGCGGGCTCCCATCGCCCACCGCCTACGTCCTGCCGCCACCTGTTGGGGCAGGCTGACCTCAGGGGTGTTGTGGCTGCTCTCGGCTGCTCTAGCATTGCCCCACTTCATGTATGCTCGCGTCGAGCACTATGAAGGCTTTCACCTCTGCAGGGTGGCAGATGTCACAGTGACCGTTAGCCTGGTACAAGTGTCCTTTGGCTTTGTTCTCCCCTTTGCAGTCATGATGGCCTGCTATGCAGCAATTGTCCGCGCTCTCTTGTCTTATCCTTGTGCCCAATCTCACAAGGCATTGCGGCTGATCTTGGCTCTGgtcttgctcttcttggctttaCAATTACCTTATGCTCTACTCACCTTACTGGACACAGCTGATTTGATGGGGCACCAGGCATCAAGCTGCACAGTAATCCTCCGCCGGGACCTTGCCCTCCTCATCACCAGTGGCTTGGCCTTTGCTCGCTGCTGCCTAAACCCTGTGCTTCACACCTTTCTGGGTGTACACTTCCGTACGGACCTACaaaggctgagtagggatttgggCTGCCTGGGGCAGTGGATGTGCTGTAGCAAAAAGTCCAGGAGCTGCAGCCGGCAAGCATCATTCACCACCTATCTGGAAGGAGTATCGGGAGCAGCACCATGA
- the CCR10 gene encoding C-C chemokine receptor type 10 isoform X2, which produces MMAAEHLQVQELTPWTNELPVSVEWYPWEYDASPPTLPELCEKKAIRAVAHIYLPVTAILFCVLGVLGNGMLLLVRIRYHTVQSLGDVLLLHLAISDLLLLLTLPVGVAEMVGTWHPSSATCQALLGVHALNSYSGFLFLMGLTIDRYVAIVRAPIAHRLRPAATCWGRLTSGVLWLLSAALALPHFMYARVEHYEGFHLCRVADVTVTVSLVQVSFGFVLPFAVMMACYAAIVRALLSYPCAQSHKALRLILALVLLFLALQLPYALLTLLDTADLMGHQASSCTVILRRDLALLITSGLAFARCCLNPVLHTFLGVHFRTDLQRLSRDLGCLGQWMCCSKKSRSCSRQASFTTYLEGVSGAAP; this is translated from the exons ATGATGGCCGCAGAGCACCTCCAAGTTCAG GAGCTGACTCCTTGGACAAATGAGCTACCAGTCAGCGTGGAGTGGTACCCATGGGAATATGATGCATCACCGCCAACCCTGCCTGAGCTGTGTGAAAAGAAGGCCATCCGTGCTGTGGCACATATCTACCTCCCAGTCACGGCCATCCTGTTCTGTGTGCTGGGTGTCCTTGGTAATGGGATGCTGTTGCTGGTTCGCATCCGTTATCACACGGTCCAGTCCTTAGGCGATGTCCTCCTCTTGCACTTGGCTATCTCTGACTTACTGCTGCTCCTGACACTGCCAGTGGGTGTGGCGGAGATGGTGGGTACTTGGCACCCGAGCAGTGCCACATGCCAGGCCCTGCTGGGTGTCCATGCCCTTAACTCCTACAGTGGTTTCCTGTTCCTCATGGGCCTCACCATAGACCGCTACGTAGCCATTGTGCGGGCTCCCATCGCCCACCGCCTACGTCCTGCCGCCACCTGTTGGGGCAGGCTGACCTCAGGGGTGTTGTGGCTGCTCTCGGCTGCTCTAGCATTGCCCCACTTCATGTATGCTCGCGTCGAGCACTATGAAGGCTTTCACCTCTGCAGGGTGGCAGATGTCACAGTGACCGTTAGCCTGGTACAAGTGTCCTTTGGCTTTGTTCTCCCCTTTGCAGTCATGATGGCCTGCTATGCAGCAATTGTCCGCGCTCTCTTGTCTTATCCTTGTGCCCAATCTCACAAGGCATTGCGGCTGATCTTGGCTCTGgtcttgctcttcttggctttaCAATTACCTTATGCTCTACTCACCTTACTGGACACAGCTGATTTGATGGGGCACCAGGCATCAAGCTGCACAGTAATCCTCCGCCGGGACCTTGCCCTCCTCATCACCAGTGGCTTGGCCTTTGCTCGCTGCTGCCTAAACCCTGTGCTTCACACCTTTCTGGGTGTACACTTCCGTACGGACCTACaaaggctgagtagggatttgggCTGCCTGGGGCAGTGGATGTGCTGTAGCAAAAAGTCCAGGAGCTGCAGCCGGCAAGCATCATTCACCACCTATCTGGAAGGAGTATCGGGAGCAGCACCATGA